The following proteins are encoded in a genomic region of Candidatus Bathyarchaeota archaeon:
- a CDS encoding ABC transporter permease, translated as MSKPAAFTIPKLTYRVWKVWRRNIDVFLKTIKVNFLPSLFEPIIYLIAFGFGLGGFIPQINGQPYINFLAPALVAIAIMNGSFFECTFASFVRMYFQKTFDAIVATPVSLEEVVAGELLWGATRATINATIVLAVIAAFGLVTSPLFLLVPVVAFVGGLMFSAIAMCFTAIAPNIDFFNYPSFLFLTPMTFISGTFFPLTALPIAAQAGAIAILPLNQLVNISRGLINGGVEPILGLNPQLIVLISVCWVAVATVFFFILSINLMKRRLRN; from the coding sequence ATGAGCAAACCAGCAGCATTCACGATTCCTAAACTGACGTATCGTGTGTGGAAGGTTTGGCGCAGAAACATAGATGTTTTTCTCAAAACCATAAAAGTCAACTTTTTGCCCAGCCTTTTTGAACCCATAATTTACCTTATAGCATTCGGGTTTGGTCTTGGTGGCTTCATCCCCCAAATCAATGGGCAACCCTACATCAACTTTCTTGCACCTGCCCTTGTCGCAATCGCTATCATGAATGGCAGCTTTTTTGAGTGTACTTTTGCCTCGTTTGTGCGCATGTATTTTCAGAAAACCTTTGATGCTATTGTGGCAACGCCTGTTAGTCTTGAGGAAGTTGTGGCAGGTGAGCTGCTTTGGGGTGCAACAAGAGCCACAATTAATGCAACAATTGTACTGGCGGTTATTGCAGCGTTTGGGTTAGTGACCAGCCCACTGTTTTTGCTGGTTCCCGTGGTCGCGTTTGTTGGTGGGTTAATGTTCTCAGCTATCGCCATGTGCTTTACAGCAATTGCGCCAAATATTGACTTCTTCAATTATCCCTCGTTCTTGTTTCTTACACCCATGACCTTTATCAGCGGCACATTCTTCCCCCTCACAGCCCTACCAATTGCAGCACAAGCAGGAGCCATCGCAATTTTACCCTTGAACCAACTGGTTAACATTTCCCGAGGCTTAATCAATGGTGGAGTTGAACCGATTTTGGGTTTAAACCCGCAACTTATAGTGCTAATTAGTGTGTGTTGGGTTGCGGTGGCAACCGTGTTCTTTTTCATCTTAAGCATTAACTTGATGAAGCGGCGACTGCGAAACTAA
- a CDS encoding NADH-quinone oxidoreductase subunit L, giving the protein MDFTNIASWLVWLGPLIASLFVPLIGKFSEKARNYYVVAVAAVIAVLAFSMVPAVLSSDGAAGGTYISWIPGIDAGVYLDPLSVLFTCLVGFFGLIIAVYSQGYMKGEEGLTRYYFLILLFIGSMIGLVISDNMLQMFIFWEMVGLCSYALISFWYKKPESIRAGVKVFLMTRVGDVCLLAAVALLFLSTNTFSFRGTIENIGLVPTESLVVIAFLFLGAAISKSAQLPLFTWLYSAMEAPTSVSALLHAATMVKAGIYLLARFILIVSAVPALIEALHPLWFPAVAWIGVLTALIGACLAINTTDIKGVLAYSTISQIGFMMAGLGAAVEGAASIGWFASLFHMVSHAFFEGLGFLIAGGIIHAIGTRDMRLMGGLRKLMPVSFILMGIMILTTSGLPPFAAFFSKGLILTSVTEAGSLIQIIILYATAMLTFAYCVRMFSLVFMGKPSEHIQKQHVHELPKVMMAPAAIIAGLAVIWGLLLPFLTEFMSKSIYTEHLLNYGVLTSLGTFMIESIETLETPIFLLLLVPVFILGYYTYYKGFNGLRNIAAGKNPISFTLRHAFFFDDFYNGLAKGVEKLSSGLKHVEDSLFSNYPDKLGESVNQTADPEKAQMLKKGPSSSFRNYVAAAVLGFILIIVLIILKTGLGV; this is encoded by the coding sequence ATGGACTTCACAAACATTGCATCATGGCTAGTTTGGCTTGGCCCCTTAATCGCCAGCCTTTTTGTTCCATTAATCGGCAAATTCAGTGAAAAAGCCCGAAACTACTACGTAGTAGCAGTAGCCGCGGTAATTGCGGTTTTGGCATTCTCAATGGTGCCCGCCGTACTATCAAGCGACGGAGCAGCCGGCGGAACCTACATCTCATGGATTCCCGGCATCGACGCAGGAGTCTACCTTGACCCCTTAAGCGTTCTATTCACCTGTCTAGTAGGGTTCTTTGGCTTAATCATAGCCGTATACTCGCAAGGTTACATGAAGGGTGAAGAAGGACTAACACGATACTACTTCCTAATCTTGCTCTTCATCGGCTCAATGATTGGGCTAGTCATATCAGACAACATGCTCCAGATGTTCATCTTCTGGGAAATGGTTGGTTTATGCAGCTACGCGCTGATTTCGTTCTGGTACAAAAAGCCCGAATCAATCCGCGCAGGTGTAAAAGTTTTCCTCATGACCCGCGTCGGTGACGTTTGTCTTTTAGCCGCAGTTGCCTTGTTGTTCTTAAGTACTAACACTTTCAGTTTCCGAGGCACAATCGAAAACATCGGATTAGTCCCAACTGAAAGCTTGGTTGTAATTGCTTTCCTGTTCCTTGGCGCGGCAATCTCAAAATCAGCCCAGCTACCCCTGTTTACTTGGCTATACAGTGCAATGGAAGCACCAACCTCAGTCAGTGCCTTACTTCACGCTGCCACAATGGTCAAAGCAGGTATTTACCTTCTTGCAAGATTCATACTAATCGTATCAGCAGTACCCGCATTAATTGAAGCATTACACCCGTTATGGTTCCCAGCTGTCGCTTGGATAGGCGTCTTAACCGCACTTATCGGTGCATGCCTAGCGATTAACACCACTGACATCAAAGGAGTCCTTGCATACTCCACCATCAGCCAAATCGGCTTCATGATGGCAGGCTTAGGTGCAGCAGTTGAAGGTGCAGCATCCATAGGTTGGTTTGCAAGCCTCTTCCACATGGTCAGCCATGCTTTCTTCGAAGGCTTAGGATTCCTCATTGCAGGAGGTATCATCCACGCAATTGGTACAAGGGATATGCGTCTTATGGGTGGACTGCGAAAACTTATGCCTGTAAGCTTCATCTTAATGGGTATTATGATTTTAACAACCAGCGGTTTACCGCCATTTGCCGCCTTCTTTAGCAAAGGCTTAATCCTAACCAGCGTAACCGAGGCAGGTAGTCTAATCCAAATAATCATACTGTACGCTACGGCAATGCTAACGTTTGCTTACTGTGTGCGCATGTTCAGCTTAGTCTTTATGGGTAAACCCTCAGAGCACATACAGAAACAGCATGTTCACGAATTACCCAAAGTTATGATGGCTCCAGCAGCAATCATCGCTGGGTTAGCTGTGATTTGGGGTTTACTGCTGCCGTTCCTCACTGAATTCATGTCTAAGTCAATTTACACTGAACACTTGCTAAACTACGGCGTCTTAACCAGCTTGGGCACTTTCATGATAGAATCAATAGAAACCCTAGAAACGCCCATATTCCTGTTGCTTCTGGTGCCTGTATTCATCCTTGGGTACTACACATACTACAAAGGCTTCAACGGACTCCGCAACATCGCAGCAGGCAAAAACCCAATATCCTTCACTCTACGTCACGCCTTCTTCTTTGATGACTTCTACAATGGACTCGCAAAAGGCGTCGAAAAACTATCAAGCGGGCTTAAACATGTTGAAGATTCACTCTTCAGTAACTACCCTGACAAACTTGGTGAATCCGTTAACCAAACAGCCGACCCTGAAAAAGCACAGATGCTAAAGAAGGGACC
- a CDS encoding NADH-quinone oxidoreductase subunit H — protein MIDIELIFRILVFPGFTFILFLTLFCDWIERKLEARMQNRVGPLVAGPAGLFQPLADFIKLLTKEDIEPRDAKKFLFKFSPLAAFAVMMFAMCFLPIDGSSVLGAGFTGDLVVILAFATIANFLMFLSGWASANPYGTISSARVLTQFMGYDIPLFILALSPAFLAGSLSVFEIVNSQAVIPFIILAPLAFILFIITLQAELEKDPFDVPDAESELVGGLETEFTGAKLAFLHLTRDVQVVFGSALVVVLFLGGSNGPVFFGLPAFWYSLWFVLKLLIVVVITEYITVLFARFRIDQVVSANWKIILPLAIISLILTVALAVWVYPLLAVV, from the coding sequence ATGATTGACATAGAATTAATCTTTAGAATACTGGTATTCCCAGGCTTCACATTTATACTATTCTTAACCCTCTTCTGTGACTGGATAGAAAGAAAACTTGAAGCACGCATGCAAAACCGTGTCGGTCCCCTAGTTGCAGGTCCAGCAGGGCTTTTCCAGCCATTGGCAGACTTTATCAAACTGCTAACTAAAGAAGACATTGAACCACGTGACGCCAAAAAATTCCTGTTCAAATTCTCACCCTTAGCGGCATTTGCTGTTATGATGTTTGCGATGTGCTTTTTGCCAATTGATGGCTCAAGCGTTCTAGGCGCCGGCTTTACAGGTGATTTAGTTGTTATCTTAGCGTTTGCAACTATAGCAAACTTTTTGATGTTCCTTTCAGGCTGGGCCTCTGCAAATCCCTATGGTACAATTAGCTCAGCAAGAGTGCTCACTCAATTCATGGGCTATGATATCCCACTGTTCATACTTGCGTTATCTCCAGCCTTTTTGGCAGGAAGTCTAAGTGTCTTTGAGATTGTTAATAGCCAAGCGGTTATTCCATTCATAATTCTTGCTCCCTTAGCCTTCATATTATTCATAATCACTTTGCAGGCGGAACTTGAAAAAGACCCCTTCGATGTTCCAGACGCAGAAAGCGAACTGGTCGGCGGATTAGAAACAGAGTTTACAGGTGCAAAACTTGCATTCCTTCACTTGACACGCGATGTACAAGTCGTGTTTGGCTCAGCCTTGGTGGTTGTGTTATTCCTTGGCGGTTCCAATGGTCCAGTGTTCTTTGGATTGCCTGCATTCTGGTACAGCCTCTGGTTTGTGCTAAAACTGCTTATAGTGGTCGTCATTACCGAGTATATCACGGTATTGTTTGCACGCTTCCGCATTGATCAAGTGGTTTCAGCTAACTGGAAAATTATCCTGCCACTTGCAATTATCTCTTTGATATTGACTGTGGCTTTAGCAGTTTGGGTTTACCCCTTATTAGCGGTGGTGTAG
- the ndhC gene encoding NADH-quinone oxidoreductase subunit A, giving the protein MLEEMLVAFILIFMSTVAIYSLGRRAAPKTTISENAQASYACGEDANFLGLKINVSLYKYLIYFVIFDSAVLVLAFASFAIAAVNPILLILYLGILLAAGVVLVEGGKD; this is encoded by the coding sequence ATGCTTGAGGAAATGTTAGTAGCTTTCATCTTAATTTTCATGTCCACCGTGGCAATTTATTCCTTAGGAAGAAGAGCAGCACCAAAAACAACCATCAGCGAAAACGCTCAAGCATCCTATGCTTGCGGCGAAGACGCTAATTTCTTGGGACTAAAAATCAACGTATCACTCTACAAGTACCTGATTTACTTTGTAATTTTTGACTCAGCCGTATTAGTCCTCGCATTCGCCTCATTTGCAATTGCTGCAGTTAATCCGATTCTTCTCATCTTATACCTTGGTATACTGCTTGCCGCAGGAGTAGTTTTAGTGGAAGGAGGAAAAGACTAA
- a CDS encoding geranylgeranylglycerol-phosphate geranylgeranyltransferase, whose translation MSKLGGFIQLMRPINCIMMGFAVLVGAVLATGQFTCLNWLSVIFGFITGFTFCAAAMVINDYYDRKIDLINEPQRPIPSGLIKPNEALAFMVVLIVVGFVFAFKVSIACMIVAAISLVLTASYLTVGKKSGLPGNFLVSACVAIPFIYGSFVSLNYVPLNVWLFASMAFLSNTGREITKGIVDTKGDRAEGVKTLAVRFGERAAAVVAVVFYLSAVALTPVTWVLGIVGVWFIPFVLVTDIGLIACSVILLLDHSREKARKIKKIVLFLFLFGLLAYIFGVIK comes from the coding sequence ATGAGCAAACTCGGCGGCTTCATTCAACTTATGCGTCCAATCAACTGCATAATGATGGGGTTCGCCGTGCTGGTGGGCGCGGTTCTTGCCACAGGACAATTCACCTGCTTAAACTGGCTTAGTGTAATTTTCGGGTTCATAACTGGATTCACGTTTTGCGCTGCCGCCATGGTCATTAACGATTACTATGACCGAAAAATCGACCTAATCAACGAGCCCCAACGCCCAATTCCCAGCGGCTTGATAAAGCCTAACGAGGCATTGGCGTTTATGGTGGTTCTGATTGTTGTAGGGTTTGTTTTTGCCTTCAAAGTCAGCATCGCATGCATGATAGTAGCCGCCATCTCACTGGTACTCACAGCATCCTACCTGACAGTGGGCAAAAAAAGCGGGTTACCCGGCAACTTTCTGGTCAGCGCATGTGTTGCGATTCCTTTCATTTACGGCAGTTTTGTCAGCCTCAACTATGTCCCGCTTAATGTTTGGCTGTTTGCGTCCATGGCATTCCTCTCCAACACAGGCAGAGAAATAACCAAAGGCATCGTAGACACTAAAGGTGACCGTGCAGAAGGCGTGAAAACCTTGGCGGTGCGGTTTGGGGAACGCGCGGCAGCAGTGGTTGCAGTTGTGTTTTACCTCTCAGCAGTGGCTTTGACGCCGGTGACGTGGGTTTTGGGGATTGTGGGCGTCTGGTTCATCCCATTTGTGCTGGTTACAGACATCGGTCTGATTGCATGTTCAGTAATTCTGCTTCTTGACCACTCGCGGGAGAAAGCGCGGAAAATCAAAAAAATCGTGCTGTTCCTGTTCTTGTTTGGGTTGCTGGCATACATCTTTGGCGTAATAAAATAA
- a CDS encoding NADH-quinone oxidoreductase subunit K has protein sequence MDFVILSLVMLAVGIYGLLTNRQLLKVFISVELIATAATLNFVMLVSSAGVGLGQAFLVLAFATDTAVSGIILALLVIVSKRYGTSDMDKIIEKMQGKDETEVES, from the coding sequence ATGGACTTTGTGATTTTATCACTGGTAATGCTAGCTGTTGGAATCTACGGCTTGCTCACCAACCGTCAACTACTCAAAGTTTTCATCAGCGTTGAGTTAATCGCCACAGCGGCAACACTCAACTTTGTCATGCTTGTCTCATCAGCTGGTGTAGGCTTAGGACAGGCATTTTTGGTATTAGCCTTCGCAACAGACACCGCAGTTAGCGGCATAATCTTAGCTTTGCTCGTCATCGTATCCAAACGTTACGGCACAAGCGACATGGACAAAATAATAGAAAAAATGCAAGGAAAAGACGAAACAGAGGTTGAATCCTAA
- a CDS encoding NADH-quinone oxidoreductase subunit J codes for MIIDATILIELFAVGLLVSAVLALFLDEVIYSVTALAGTFLFIALIYALSGALFAGIFQFAVGVGTLAILFLSGEMLGDKPKKKTPPLRIAALFVGGVMLSLPALFLSVSGVSSAESNLDFGQALWDLRGIDVVLQALVILTVALGIAIVLYEWRRK; via the coding sequence ATGATAATCGATGCAACCATCCTAATTGAATTATTCGCAGTTGGCTTACTAGTATCTGCGGTTTTAGCTCTGTTCCTTGACGAAGTAATCTACTCCGTAACGGCACTAGCAGGAACCTTTTTGTTTATAGCACTAATTTACGCCCTTTCTGGCGCACTGTTTGCTGGAATTTTCCAGTTTGCTGTGGGCGTTGGAACTCTTGCAATCTTGTTCTTATCAGGAGAAATGCTTGGTGATAAACCCAAAAAGAAAACTCCGCCCCTACGCATAGCCGCCCTATTTGTTGGTGGAGTAATGTTATCTTTGCCTGCATTGTTCCTTTCAGTTTCAGGCGTTTCATCAGCTGAATCAAACCTTGACTTTGGTCAAGCGTTATGGGATTTACGTGGTATAGACGTGGTTTTGCAGGCGCTGGTTATCTTAACGGTAGCGCTTGGTATAGCAATCGTTTTGTATGAATGGAGGCGCAAGTAA
- a CDS encoding ATP-binding cassette domain-containing protein translates to MSAPQVLITAEKLTKKYDDFLAVDHIDFEIYKGECIGFLGPNGAGKTTIVRMMYCFLSPTSGKLTMAGLDVNTQSREIKCIIGVAPQEDNLDPDFSVIQNLIVYARYFDIPKEEAKKRAEEQLKFFQLQEKMQVPIMALSTGMKRRLIIARALINHPQILLLDEPTTGLDPQARHLVWDKIRHLKKQGVTIILTTHYMDEAQVLCDRILVVDKGRIIEEGTPAGLIKKFVGQEVLEVDYDEKNEKELKKTFPNMHLERLGDRIQIFTDQPRGVFENFLKKHPMQNVTIRNANLEDVFLKLTGRGLRGE, encoded by the coding sequence ATGAGTGCACCACAGGTTCTGATTACAGCAGAAAAACTAACCAAAAAATATGATGACTTCTTAGCAGTTGACCACATAGATTTTGAAATCTACAAAGGCGAATGCATAGGCTTTTTGGGACCAAATGGTGCAGGAAAAACCACGATAGTGCGAATGATGTACTGCTTTCTCTCGCCCACATCTGGCAAATTAACCATGGCGGGACTGGATGTTAACACGCAAAGCAGGGAAATAAAATGCATCATTGGTGTAGCTCCGCAAGAGGATAACTTGGACCCTGATTTTTCAGTAATACAAAACCTGATTGTTTACGCCCGATACTTTGACATACCAAAAGAAGAAGCAAAAAAACGGGCAGAAGAACAACTAAAATTTTTTCAACTACAAGAAAAAATGCAGGTGCCCATAATGGCGCTTTCTACAGGTATGAAACGTCGCCTAATAATTGCACGAGCGCTTATCAATCACCCGCAGATTCTGCTTTTAGATGAACCCACAACGGGGCTTGACCCGCAGGCGCGGCATCTGGTTTGGGATAAAATCCGCCACTTAAAAAAACAGGGCGTCACAATAATTTTAACTACCCATTACATGGATGAAGCCCAAGTACTATGCGACCGCATCTTAGTAGTCGATAAAGGCAGAATCATTGAAGAAGGCACCCCAGCGGGTTTAATCAAAAAGTTTGTCGGGCAAGAAGTTCTCGAAGTGGATTATGACGAGAAAAACGAGAAAGAACTCAAAAAAACCTTCCCAAACATGCACCTTGAACGACTCGGAGACCGCATACAAATCTTCACAGACCAGCCCCGGGGAGTCTTTGAAAACTTTCTCAAAAAGCACCCGATGCAAAACGTAACGATCCGCAACGCAAACTTGGAAGATGTTTTTCTTAAATTAACTGGCAGAGGCTTGAGGGGAGAATGA
- a CDS encoding NADH-quinone oxidoreductase subunit B family protein → MPGTLTWARVKSPWVLHFNSGACNGCDIEIVALLTPKYDVERFGVKLEPSPRHADVLLVTGGVTQQCAERLKRVYDQMPQPKFVVAIGACACSGGVFSGCYNVAGGVDKVIPVTAYIPGCPPRPEAILDGVVKLLNALNPPKQKKSKEEAKK, encoded by the coding sequence ATGCCAGGAACATTAACTTGGGCACGCGTAAAATCACCATGGGTACTTCACTTCAACAGCGGTGCCTGCAACGGTTGCGACATAGAAATCGTTGCCCTGCTAACGCCTAAATATGATGTTGAACGCTTCGGAGTAAAACTTGAACCCTCACCACGCCACGCCGACGTGCTCCTAGTAACCGGAGGAGTAACCCAGCAATGTGCAGAACGGCTTAAACGAGTTTACGATCAGATGCCACAGCCTAAATTCGTAGTAGCCATTGGTGCATGTGCATGTAGCGGTGGCGTTTTTTCGGGTTGCTACAATGTTGCCGGCGGAGTAGACAAGGTTATTCCAGTTACAGCCTACATTCCTGGATGCCCACCGCGTCCAGAAGCAATCTTAGATGGAGTAGTGAAGTTGCTTAACGCACTAAATCCGCCCAAACAGAAAAAATCAAAAGAGGAGGCAAAAAAGTAA
- a CDS encoding zinc ribbon domain-containing protein, with protein sequence MAYCTKCGEKLPDDAYFCAKCGVKTQKGVEANVPTPADELREAFTRVGVEMEKAFLVVAKEAHNAFQKAKENVQKSQQPIQCVSCQASIPPNSVYCSKCGAKQGE encoded by the coding sequence TTGGCTTATTGCACTAAATGTGGAGAAAAACTGCCCGATGACGCATATTTCTGCGCTAAATGTGGCGTTAAAACCCAAAAAGGCGTAGAAGCAAATGTTCCAACACCAGCAGATGAACTGCGGGAGGCATTCACACGGGTGGGTGTTGAAATGGAAAAAGCTTTTCTTGTTGTCGCCAAAGAAGCACATAACGCTTTCCAGAAAGCAAAAGAAAACGTGCAAAAATCACAACAGCCAATTCAATGTGTAAGCTGCCAAGCCAGCATACCTCCAAACTCAGTTTACTGTTCTAAATGTGGCGCTAAACAAGGAGAATAA
- a CDS encoding 4Fe-4S binding protein: MSDKSDKKTKKRSIFSPMWKRTVSHVFTKPATTKYPFEKPKLPDDMRGQIIYEIKDCNCIDLGSGKDFRLDVKSIVGSSCHVCERDCPAQAIEIVEVEPGKKRPQINLNQCIFCHQCVESCPRDAIKSSVLYELATTNKAALIMKPSYEEDKKQ, translated from the coding sequence ATGAGTGACAAAAGCGACAAAAAAACCAAGAAACGTTCCATATTTTCTCCAATGTGGAAACGTACAGTATCACACGTATTCACTAAGCCAGCAACTACAAAGTATCCATTTGAGAAACCAAAGCTTCCTGATGACATGCGCGGTCAAATCATCTATGAAATCAAAGACTGCAACTGCATCGATTTAGGCAGTGGCAAAGACTTCCGATTAGATGTTAAATCAATTGTGGGTTCTAGTTGTCACGTGTGTGAACGTGATTGCCCCGCTCAGGCAATAGAAATCGTCGAGGTTGAACCCGGTAAAAAACGCCCTCAAATCAACCTTAACCAATGTATTTTCTGTCATCAATGTGTGGAAAGTTGCCCAAGAGACGCAATCAAGAGTTCAGTGCTCTATGAGCTTGCCACCACAAACAAGGCAGCGTTAATTATGAAACCAAGCTATGAGGAGGACAAAAAACAATGA
- a CDS encoding NADH-quinone oxidoreductase subunit C translates to MPNKIDTVKAIESKLDGKVQIYPGQLGTAAVVADNGLHRDVFQAMMDVDEKVGITSITGMDLGEKLGIYYHVHATNDFLTIKSHVPKATPQIQSLVDLHPGAAFHELEVSDLFGVVFKGNELTGHFILSDQWPEGMYPLRKDFNVSDVKLRPSPPEKPPTDSKIVKIIIGPQHPALLEPEKFDILVEGEKVTKVEPRIGYVHRGIEKAAESRTYLQDVYLVERVCGICNACHACAFVETVEKILQFEVPKRAQYLRVIALELNRLHSHLLTLGHACLEIGYETLFQYFWRDREPIMDLIELTSGNRVYSSLMVVGGVRRDIRDSDVPKIRTVLEDFRGKMPFYRKLYGDEPTLRARMAKVGILSREDAINLATVGPVARGSNYDIDVRKDEPYEVYGEIPFKEIVYDTCDTWARMNVRLDEVEESINIIEYCLDNMPKGPFRLDAPRNVPVGEAVNRIEAPRGELFYYVRGNGTAIPDRVKIRTPTFANIPAFLKSAIGENIADVPPNFVSLDPCFSCTDR, encoded by the coding sequence ATGCCAAATAAAATAGACACAGTAAAAGCAATCGAATCTAAACTTGATGGAAAAGTCCAGATTTATCCGGGACAACTTGGAACCGCCGCAGTGGTGGCAGACAACGGCTTGCACCGTGATGTTTTCCAAGCAATGATGGACGTAGATGAAAAAGTCGGCATAACCTCCATAACAGGCATGGACCTTGGCGAAAAACTTGGTATATACTACCACGTGCATGCCACAAACGATTTCTTAACAATAAAATCGCATGTTCCAAAAGCTACCCCACAAATTCAATCTTTAGTTGACCTTCACCCTGGTGCAGCTTTCCATGAACTGGAAGTCTCAGACCTATTCGGTGTAGTTTTCAAGGGAAATGAACTTACAGGACACTTTATCCTATCCGACCAGTGGCCTGAAGGTATGTATCCACTACGTAAAGATTTCAACGTAAGCGACGTTAAACTCAGACCTTCTCCACCAGAAAAACCACCAACAGACAGCAAAATCGTAAAAATCATCATCGGACCACAACACCCCGCACTGCTAGAACCAGAAAAATTCGACATTTTGGTGGAAGGCGAAAAAGTAACAAAAGTTGAACCCCGCATCGGCTATGTGCACAGAGGCATCGAAAAAGCAGCAGAATCACGCACTTACCTGCAGGACGTTTACCTTGTAGAACGCGTCTGCGGAATCTGCAATGCATGCCACGCTTGCGCCTTTGTTGAAACAGTAGAAAAAATTCTACAATTTGAAGTTCCAAAAAGAGCCCAATACCTGCGAGTTATCGCGTTGGAACTTAACAGACTTCACAGTCACCTTCTAACTTTAGGTCACGCCTGCCTCGAAATCGGCTACGAAACCTTATTCCAGTACTTCTGGAGAGACCGCGAACCAATCATGGATTTGATTGAATTAACCAGTGGAAACCGTGTTTACTCCTCACTGATGGTTGTTGGCGGTGTACGACGTGACATAAGAGACAGTGATGTTCCCAAAATCAGAACTGTCTTGGAAGATTTCCGCGGTAAAATGCCCTTTTACCGTAAACTTTACGGTGATGAGCCAACACTACGAGCAAGAATGGCTAAAGTGGGCATACTTAGCCGTGAAGATGCTATAAATCTGGCTACCGTTGGTCCAGTAGCGCGTGGTTCAAACTATGATATTGACGTCCGCAAAGACGAGCCATACGAAGTGTACGGTGAAATTCCATTCAAAGAAATCGTCTATGATACCTGCGATACATGGGCAAGAATGAACGTGCGTCTTGACGAAGTTGAAGAAAGCATAAACATCATAGAGTACTGCCTTGATAACATGCCTAAAGGACCCTTCAGACTTGACGCACCAAGAAATGTGCCTGTGGGTGAAGCTGTAAACCGTATTGAAGCCCCAAGAGGCGAATTATTCTATTACGTTAGAGGCAATGGTACTGCTATTCCCGACCGCGTAAAAATCCGCACTCCAACATTTGCTAACATTCCAGCATTCCTTAAATCAGCAATCGGTGAGAACATAGCTGACGTGCCACCGAACTTTGTTAGCTTAGATCCATGTTTCTCATGCACAGACAGGTGA
- the pyrH gene encoding UMP kinase yields the protein MRLVVRIGGSVVASPVNTELMAKYAELIKKVHAEGHEIVVILGGGALAREFIGIAKNLGLEMNAQDEVAISCSRLYAQLFLKKLGDAGCSKVAVSLDEAAACLAEGKVVVMGGLKPGHTTDAVAALVAERIGAELVVKGTDQEGVYDKDPRKHPDAVKLDKIPIDELGKVFEENTHTAGIHQIIDTKAIEVLKRSNLKLVVVNGFDPENIQRAIKGEAVGTVIN from the coding sequence ATGCGGTTAGTTGTGCGAATAGGCGGCTCCGTCGTAGCTTCACCAGTAAACACAGAGCTCATGGCAAAATACGCCGAATTAATCAAAAAAGTCCACGCAGAAGGGCACGAAATCGTCGTGATATTGGGCGGCGGCGCGTTGGCACGTGAATTTATCGGCATAGCTAAAAACTTGGGCTTAGAAATGAACGCTCAGGATGAAGTTGCGATTTCCTGCTCAAGGCTGTATGCTCAGCTTTTCCTAAAAAAACTGGGCGATGCGGGATGCAGCAAGGTTGCGGTGTCGCTGGATGAGGCGGCGGCGTGTTTGGCTGAGGGCAAAGTTGTGGTTATGGGAGGCTTAAAACCGGGACACACGACGGACGCGGTTGCGGCTTTGGTTGCTGAGCGTATAGGTGCGGAGCTTGTGGTTAAGGGCACTGACCAAGAGGGCGTTTACGATAAAGACCCCCGAAAGCATCCTGACGCGGTAAAACTTGATAAAATCCCAATTGACGAGTTAGGCAAAGTGTTTGAGGAAAACACGCACACAGCAGGCATTCACCAAATCATCGACACCAAAGCCATTGAAGTTTTAAAACGTAGCAATCTCAAACTGGTCGTAGTTAACGGTTTTGACCCAGAGAATATTCAGCGGGCAATAAAGGGCGAGGCAGTCGGCACAGTCATAAACTAA